One window from the genome of Polynucleobacter sp. MWH-Svant-W18 encodes:
- the nuoF gene encoding NADH-quinone oxidoreductase subunit NuoF, which translates to MTSLHDRHIKPLILAGLNGNNWRLKDYESRGGYQQLRRLINDKVAPDAIIAELKASSLRGRGGAGFPTGLKWSFMPRQFPGQKYLVCNSDEGEPGTFKDRDIMRYNPHALIEGMIIGAYTMGITVGYNYIHGEIWEVYSRFEEALEEARAAGYLGDKILSSDFSFQLHASPGWGAYICGEETALLESLEGKKGQPRFKPPFPASFGLYGKPTTINNTETFAAVPFILAIGGQAYLDLGKPNNGGTKIFSVSGDVVHPGNYEIPLGTPFAELLKLAGGMRDGKALKAVIPGGSSAPVVPAAQMMDLTMDYDSIAKAGSMLGSGAVIVMNDTRCMVRALERLSYFYHEESCGQCTPCREGTGWLWRIVHRIEHGQGRPEDLDLLNDVAANIQGRTICALGDAAAMPVRGMLKHYMDEFAYHVEHKRCLDSAQPL; encoded by the coding sequence ATGACCAGCTTGCACGACCGTCACATTAAACCACTGATCCTGGCTGGATTGAATGGCAACAACTGGCGTTTAAAAGATTACGAAAGTCGCGGCGGCTATCAACAGCTTCGTCGACTCATCAATGACAAGGTAGCCCCTGATGCCATCATCGCGGAATTAAAAGCTTCATCACTGCGTGGTCGTGGGGGTGCAGGCTTCCCAACAGGGTTGAAGTGGAGCTTTATGCCACGCCAATTTCCAGGTCAAAAGTATCTCGTGTGTAATAGCGATGAAGGTGAGCCAGGCACTTTTAAAGACCGCGACATCATGCGTTACAACCCGCATGCTTTGATTGAAGGCATGATCATTGGTGCGTACACCATGGGAATTACTGTTGGCTATAACTACATCCATGGCGAAATCTGGGAAGTGTATTCACGCTTTGAAGAAGCCCTGGAAGAAGCGCGCGCTGCTGGTTACTTGGGCGACAAAATTTTAAGTAGTGATTTCTCCTTCCAATTGCATGCCTCTCCAGGATGGGGTGCTTATATTTGTGGTGAAGAAACTGCCTTGCTGGAATCTTTAGAAGGTAAAAAAGGCCAACCACGCTTCAAGCCACCATTCCCAGCAAGCTTCGGTTTGTATGGCAAACCAACCACAATCAATAACACCGAAACATTTGCGGCTGTGCCATTCATTTTGGCCATTGGTGGTCAGGCCTACTTAGATCTTGGTAAGCCTAATAATGGTGGTACGAAGATTTTCTCTGTATCAGGTGATGTTGTTCATCCTGGTAATTATGAGATTCCATTAGGTACGCCATTTGCTGAGCTCTTGAAGCTCGCAGGGGGTATGCGTGATGGCAAAGCATTGAAAGCGGTTATACCTGGTGGATCGTCAGCCCCAGTAGTTCCTGCTGCGCAGATGATGGACCTGACGATGGATTACGACAGCATTGCTAAAGCAGGATCCATGTTGGGATCGGGCGCAGTGATTGTGATGAATGACACTCGTTGTATGGTTCGTGCCTTAGAGCGCCTATCGTATTTCTATCACGAAGAATCTTGTGGCCAGTGCACCCCATGCCGAGAAGGTACCGGCTGGTTATGGCGCATTGTTCACCGTATTGAACATGGTCAAGGACGTCCTGAGGATTTGGATCTGCTCAACGACGTCGCTGCAAACATTCAAGGTCGCACGATTTGTGCTTTAGGTGATGCAGCTGCAATGCCAGTACGTGGCATGTTGAAGCATTACATGGATGAATTTGCGTATCACGTAGAACATAAGCGCTGCTTAGATTCTGCACAACCTTTATAA
- the nuoE gene encoding NADH-quinone oxidoreductase subunit NuoE, with translation MTSTLQLSDKTLADIARNVAKYPPKQKQSAVMASLIAAQTELGWVSPEVIETVAQILDMPTIAVEEVATFYNMYNTKPIGKYKLVICTNLPCQLTHGETAASYLKDTLGIGFNETTPCGTFTLKEGECMGACGDSPVMLVNDKRMCSFMSKEKIDALLNELRAEGKAA, from the coding sequence ATGACAAGTACTCTTCAACTATCCGATAAAACGCTGGCAGATATTGCTCGTAACGTCGCGAAATATCCCCCAAAGCAAAAGCAATCTGCTGTGATGGCTTCCTTGATCGCTGCTCAAACCGAACTAGGTTGGGTCTCGCCTGAAGTGATTGAGACTGTTGCTCAAATCTTAGATATGCCAACAATTGCAGTAGAAGAGGTTGCTACTTTCTACAATATGTACAACACCAAGCCGATTGGTAAGTACAAGCTGGTGATTTGTACAAACTTGCCTTGCCAGTTAACTCATGGTGAAACTGCGGCTAGCTATCTAAAAGATACTTTAGGTATTGGCTTTAATGAAACCACACCTTGTGGCACATTTACCTTAAAAGAGGGTGAGTGCATGGGCGCCTGTGGCGATTCACCAGTAATGCTCGTCAATGACAAGCGGATGTGTAGCTTCATGAGCAAAGAAAAGATTGATGCTCTATTAAATGAGCTCCGTGCAGAAGGGAAAGCAGCATGA
- a CDS encoding NADH-quinone oxidoreductase subunit D, whose amino-acid sequence MAQIKNYTLNFGPQHPAAHGVLRLVLELDGEVIQRADPHIGLLHRATEKLAETRTWIQNVPYMDRLDYVSMMSNEHAYVLAIEKLLQVDVPLRAQYIRVMYDELTRLLNHLLWIGCHGLDVGAMAVFLYAFRDREDIFDMYEAVSGARMHAAYYRPGGVYRDLPDQMAQFGKSKVRSASAVKRLNENRSGSLLDFIEQFANGFDANVDEYCNLLTDNRIWKQRLVNIGIVTPERALQLGFTGPMLRGSGIEWDLRKKQPYEVYDRLDFDIPVGVNGDSYDRYLVRMEEMRQSNRIIKQCIAWLKANPGPVMSDNHKVSPPKRVDMKTNMEELIHHFKLFTEGIHVPDGEAYSAVEHPKGEFGIYLISDGANKPYRMKIRAPGFVHLSAMDEMSRGHMLADAVTIIGTQDIVFGEIDR is encoded by the coding sequence ATGGCACAAATTAAGAACTACACCCTCAATTTCGGTCCTCAACATCCTGCGGCTCATGGAGTATTGCGTTTAGTGCTCGAGCTTGATGGTGAGGTTATTCAGCGTGCTGATCCGCACATTGGCTTATTGCACCGTGCAACAGAGAAATTGGCTGAAACCCGTACCTGGATTCAGAACGTGCCTTATATGGATCGTCTTGATTACGTCTCGATGATGTCCAATGAGCACGCTTATGTTTTGGCAATCGAAAAATTATTGCAAGTCGATGTGCCATTGCGTGCTCAATATATTCGTGTGATGTATGACGAGCTCACGCGCTTATTGAATCACTTGTTATGGATTGGCTGTCACGGTCTTGACGTTGGTGCAATGGCGGTTTTCTTGTATGCCTTCCGTGATCGTGAAGATATTTTTGATATGTACGAGGCCGTATCTGGTGCACGTATGCATGCTGCTTACTACCGTCCAGGCGGCGTCTATCGTGATTTGCCTGATCAAATGGCGCAGTTTGGTAAGTCTAAAGTTCGTAGCGCTTCCGCTGTAAAGCGTCTCAATGAAAACCGCAGCGGTTCCTTGCTCGACTTCATTGAGCAGTTTGCTAATGGCTTTGACGCGAATGTTGATGAATACTGCAATTTGCTGACTGACAACCGAATTTGGAAGCAACGCTTGGTGAACATCGGCATCGTGACTCCAGAGCGCGCACTACAACTTGGCTTTACTGGTCCGATGTTGCGTGGTTCTGGTATCGAGTGGGATTTGCGTAAGAAGCAGCCATACGAAGTTTATGACCGTCTTGATTTTGATATTCCAGTAGGTGTTAACGGTGATTCCTATGATCGTTATTTGGTTCGCATGGAAGAGATGCGCCAGTCTAATCGCATCATCAAGCAATGTATTGCTTGGTTAAAAGCAAACCCAGGTCCAGTGATGAGCGATAACCACAAGGTTTCACCACCGAAGCGTGTGGATATGAAAACCAATATGGAAGAATTGATTCACCACTTCAAATTGTTTACAGAAGGTATTCACGTTCCAGATGGCGAGGCTTACTCCGCAGTTGAGCATCCAAAAGGTGAGTTTGGTATCTATTTGATTTCTGATGGCGCAAACAAGCCATACCGTATGAAGATTCGTGCGCCAGGATTTGTTCATCTTTCTGCCATGGATGAAATGTCACGTGGCCACATGTTGGCTGATGCCGTCACCATTATTGGCACCCAAGATATTGTGTTCGGGGAGATTGACCGCTAA
- a CDS encoding NADH-quinone oxidoreductase subunit C → MSERLNQLAANLEKVLGQRAISIEIALGEVTVVVKADTYFESAMLLRDDPALAFEQLIDLCGVDYQDFRDGAWSGQRFGVVSHLLSLQHNWRLRVRVFAPDDSYPLVASITPVWSSANWFEREAFDLYGILFEGHDDLRRILTDYGFIGHPFRKDFPISGNVEMRYDPELKRVVYQPVTIEAREITPRIVREEQYGGPV, encoded by the coding sequence ATGTCTGAACGTTTAAATCAATTGGCTGCCAACCTTGAAAAGGTTCTCGGTCAGCGCGCCATTTCGATTGAGATTGCTTTGGGTGAAGTCACTGTAGTTGTGAAGGCAGATACCTATTTTGAATCTGCCATGTTGCTGCGTGATGATCCTGCTCTTGCGTTCGAACAATTAATTGATTTGTGTGGCGTGGATTACCAAGACTTCCGTGATGGTGCTTGGAGTGGCCAGCGCTTTGGTGTTGTGAGCCATTTGCTGTCCTTGCAGCACAACTGGCGTTTGCGCGTTAGAGTATTTGCGCCAGACGATAGCTATCCATTAGTTGCATCTATTACTCCAGTTTGGAGTTCGGCAAACTGGTTTGAACGTGAAGCATTTGATCTGTATGGCATCTTGTTTGAGGGTCATGATGATTTGCGTCGTATCTTGACTGACTATGGCTTTATTGGTCATCCATTCCGAAAAGATTTCCCTATCAGTGGTAATGTAGAAATGCGTTATGACCCAGAGCTTAAACGCGTTGTCTATCAGCCGGTCACGATTGAAGCCCGCGAGATTACCCCTCGTATCGTGCGCGAAGAGCAGTACGGAGGTCCGGTTTAA
- a CDS encoding NADH-quinone oxidoreductase subunit B family protein — protein sequence MALEGVLKEGFVTTTADQLINWTRNGSLWPMTFGLACCAVEMMHAGASRYDLDRFGVVFRPSPRQSDLMIVAGTLCNKMAPALRKVYDQMPEPRWVISMGSCANGGGYYHNSYSVVRGCDRIVPVDIYVPGCPPTAEALIYGIIQLQSKIARTSTIARKA from the coding sequence ATGGCATTAGAAGGTGTTCTCAAAGAAGGATTTGTTACTACTACTGCAGACCAGTTAATCAACTGGACTCGCAATGGTTCTTTATGGCCAATGACTTTTGGTCTGGCTTGCTGTGCGGTGGAGATGATGCATGCGGGCGCCTCCCGTTATGACTTAGACCGCTTTGGCGTCGTTTTCCGTCCATCCCCACGTCAATCCGACTTAATGATTGTGGCCGGCACTTTATGTAACAAGATGGCTCCAGCGCTCCGTAAGGTTTATGACCAGATGCCTGAGCCACGCTGGGTAATCTCTATGGGCTCCTGTGCCAATGGCGGTGGTTATTACCATAACTCTTATTCAGTTGTGCGCGGTTGCGATCGCATCGTGCCAGTCGATATTTATGTTCCTGGTTGCCCTCCAACTGCTGAGGCCTTGATCTATGGAATTATTCAGTTGCAATCTAAGATCGCACGCACCAGCACGATTGCAAGGAAGGCCTAA
- a CDS encoding NADH-quinone oxidoreductase subunit A, which translates to MNLANYFPVLLFILVGIGVGLVPMFLGKILAPSKPDAEKLSPYECGFEAFEDARMKFDVRYYLIAILFILFDLETAFLFPWGVALRDIGWFGYASMVIFLLEFIVGFVYIWKKGALDWE; encoded by the coding sequence TTGAATCTCGCTAATTACTTTCCTGTTCTGCTGTTTATCCTCGTAGGTATTGGGGTGGGATTAGTCCCCATGTTCCTCGGAAAAATTCTAGCTCCTTCGAAGCCTGATGCTGAAAAACTATCTCCCTATGAGTGCGGTTTTGAAGCGTTCGAAGATGCGCGTATGAAGTTCGATGTGCGCTACTACTTAATTGCCATTTTGTTCATTCTGTTTGACCTAGAAACCGCATTCCTATTTCCCTGGGGTGTGGCTCTGCGTGATATTGGTTGGTTTGGCTACGCCTCCATGGTGATCTTCCTCTTGGAATTCATTGTGGGATTTGTGTATATCTGGAAAAAGGGCGCTCTCGACTGGGAGTGA
- the secG gene encoding preprotein translocase subunit SecG, with protein sequence MEWLKTLLIVLQIISALAVILLVLLQQGKGADMGAAFGSGASGSLFGASGSANFLSHATAIFAGIFFVCTLGITWLGNKKEVSPGVLSGTVAPVVAPAAPAAPVQDPTKPAVPK encoded by the coding sequence GTGGAATGGCTTAAGACTTTATTGATCGTGTTGCAGATAATTTCAGCATTGGCTGTGATTCTGCTAGTGCTGTTGCAGCAAGGTAAGGGCGCAGATATGGGTGCGGCTTTTGGTTCTGGCGCTTCAGGCAGCTTATTTGGCGCGAGTGGTTCTGCTAACTTTTTATCCCACGCTACCGCGATTTTTGCAGGCATCTTCTTTGTTTGCACTTTGGGAATTACTTGGCTTGGCAACAAAAAGGAAGTCAGTCCTGGCGTCCTCTCTGGGACCGTAGCTCCAGTGGTAGCCCCAGCTGCTCCAGCCGCTCCAGTGCAGGACCCAACAAAACCTGCAGTTCCTAAGTAA
- the tpiA gene encoding triose-phosphate isomerase — translation MRPLIVIGNWKMNGNLASNEDWIKTVARGMESGMPSGRKFAVCPPFPYLAQCASLIKECSLAFLSLGAQDASAHISGAYTGEVAASMLKQMGCTYVIVGHSERRQMQHEVDELIAAKALQVLDSGMTPVICVGETADERNSGREIEVVCGQVAKQLSVLQDRLADCLIAYEPVWAIGTGKVASAQVAQDMHRAIRLQLAEFDEDVASHVGILYGGSVKPDNAVELFAMPDIDGGLVGGASLDPKEFLAICQA, via the coding sequence ATGCGCCCACTGATCGTCATCGGCAACTGGAAAATGAATGGCAATCTTGCTAGTAATGAAGATTGGATCAAGACCGTTGCCCGCGGAATGGAAAGTGGCATGCCTTCTGGACGCAAGTTTGCGGTTTGTCCACCGTTTCCCTATTTAGCGCAATGTGCTAGCTTGATTAAGGAATGTTCTTTAGCGTTTCTGAGCCTTGGCGCACAGGATGCGTCTGCTCATATCTCTGGCGCTTATACCGGTGAAGTGGCAGCCTCGATGCTGAAACAGATGGGTTGCACTTATGTCATTGTTGGCCATTCAGAGCGTCGTCAGATGCAGCATGAAGTAGATGAATTGATTGCCGCCAAAGCATTGCAAGTATTAGATAGTGGAATGACCCCAGTGATTTGTGTGGGTGAAACTGCTGATGAACGAAATTCAGGCAGGGAGATTGAAGTTGTTTGTGGACAGGTTGCAAAGCAATTGAGCGTATTGCAAGACCGATTGGCTGATTGCTTAATTGCCTATGAGCCTGTTTGGGCAATTGGTACCGGTAAGGTTGCCAGCGCTCAAGTGGCACAAGATATGCATCGGGCAATTCGCCTGCAATTGGCTGAGTTTGATGAGGATGTTGCTTCTCACGTTGGAATTTTGTACGGCGGCAGTGTTAAGCCTGATAATGCCGTTGAATTGTTTGCAATGCCGGATATTGATGGTGGACTAGTTGGGGGTGCTTCATTGGACCCCAAGGAATTTTTGGCCATTTGCCAGGCATAG
- a CDS encoding NAD(P)H-quinone oxidoreductase, which yields MRVMEIKEFGAPEMLVSATRPDPVAPAAGTGEVLIKVIAAGINRPDVLQRKGHYPVPAGASDIPGLEVAGEIVGGDLSHADNLFGLKIGDKVCALVQGGGYAELCTAPIAQCLPYPKGFTDQEAASLPETFYTVWSNVFMRGELSEGETLLVQGGSSGIGVTAILIAKALGHKVFVTAGTDEKCAACLELGADLAINYKTQDFVEEIKKATDGKGVNVVLDMVTGAYVQREIDCLADDGRIVIIAIMGGSKAEVNTGQILRRRLTITGSTLRPRPVSFKKQITQQLHARIWPLLDAGKLKPVIYKTFTLDQAADAHRLMESSEHVGKIILTV from the coding sequence ATGCGCGTAATGGAAATCAAAGAATTTGGCGCACCAGAAATGCTGGTGTCAGCCACTCGTCCAGATCCAGTGGCTCCTGCTGCGGGAACTGGCGAGGTTCTCATTAAGGTGATTGCAGCTGGCATTAACCGCCCAGATGTATTGCAGCGTAAAGGCCATTACCCAGTGCCTGCAGGTGCATCTGATATCCCAGGATTGGAAGTGGCTGGTGAGATCGTTGGTGGTGATCTATCGCATGCTGATAATCTTTTTGGTCTCAAAATTGGCGATAAGGTATGTGCCTTGGTGCAAGGTGGCGGCTATGCAGAATTGTGTACAGCCCCCATTGCTCAGTGCTTGCCTTATCCAAAAGGTTTTACAGATCAAGAGGCCGCATCATTACCTGAAACTTTTTATACCGTTTGGAGCAATGTCTTCATGCGTGGTGAATTGTCTGAGGGTGAAACCTTACTGGTTCAGGGTGGATCTAGCGGTATTGGTGTTACAGCCATTTTGATTGCTAAGGCTTTAGGTCATAAAGTATTTGTAACAGCAGGTACCGATGAAAAGTGCGCTGCTTGCCTTGAATTAGGCGCTGATTTAGCAATTAACTACAAGACTCAAGACTTTGTAGAAGAAATTAAAAAAGCAACTGATGGTAAAGGCGTCAACGTCGTGCTCGATATGGTGACTGGTGCCTATGTACAGCGTGAGATTGATTGCTTGGCAGATGATGGCCGTATTGTGATCATTGCGATCATGGGTGGTTCAAAAGCGGAAGTGAATACGGGGCAAATTTTGCGTCGTCGTTTAACTATCACTGGCTCGACCTTGCGCCCACGTCCAGTTTCATTCAAGAAGCAAATCACGCAACAGTTGCATGCACGTATTTGGCCATTGCTAGATGCTGGCAAATTAAAGCCAGTGATTTACAAAACTTTTACGCTTGATCAGGCGGCAGATGCCCATCGTTTGATGGAGTCCTCTGAGCATGTAGGCAAGATTATTCTCACTGTCTAG
- the pnp gene encoding polyribonucleotide nucleotidyltransferase: MTMFKKAVKSFQWGNHQVTMETGEIARQSGGAVIVNVDDTVVMGTVVASKSAKPGQSFFPLTVDYLEKTYAAGKIPGGFFRREGRPSEGETLISRLIDRPLRPLFPEGFLNEVQVVVHVLSINPDVPADIPALIAASAALAVSGIPFAGPVGAARVGYANGQYLLNPTRTEQATSELDLIVAGTQAAVLMVESEANQLSEEVMLGAVVYGHDQMQTAINAINDLVREAGKPEWDWQAAPKDEPFIAKVTALAEAPLREAYQIRQKGARSDKLKEISKEVLAKLSEEGEVDAVAVSDIMFEIEAKIVRSQILNGEPRIDGRDTRTVRPIEIRNGVLPRTHGSALFTRGETQALVVATLGTARDEQIIDALEGEYRDRFMFHYNMPPFATGETGRVGSPKRREIGHGRLAKRALIPVLPSPEDFAYSIRVVSEITESNGSSSMASVCGGCLAMMDAGVPVKAHVAGVAMGLILDGNRFAVLTDILGDEDHLGDMDFKVAGTANGITALQMDIKVQGITKEIMQVALAQAKEGRLHILSKMQEAMGSVRTELSAHAPRMVSFKIHPDKIREVIGKGGATIQALTKETGCSIDIKDDGTVTIASTSAEGMAEAKARIEGITAEAEVGKIYEGPVVKLLEFGALVNILPGKDGLLHISEISNERVKEVKDYLAEGQVVRVKLLAADERGRLRLSLKAAMADEGGTIAPLAGASDANAETVAEVAPATDETA, translated from the coding sequence ATGACAATGTTTAAAAAAGCAGTGAAGAGTTTTCAATGGGGCAATCATCAAGTAACAATGGAAACTGGTGAGATTGCTCGCCAATCTGGTGGCGCTGTGATCGTTAATGTGGATGACACAGTGGTAATGGGCACCGTAGTTGCCTCTAAGTCAGCAAAGCCTGGCCAATCCTTTTTCCCACTAACAGTGGATTATTTAGAAAAGACATACGCAGCAGGCAAGATCCCTGGTGGTTTCTTCCGCCGTGAAGGTCGTCCATCTGAAGGTGAGACATTGATCTCCCGTTTGATCGATCGTCCATTACGTCCTTTGTTCCCAGAGGGCTTCTTGAATGAAGTGCAGGTTGTAGTGCATGTGTTGTCTATTAACCCAGACGTCCCAGCTGATATTCCAGCATTGATTGCTGCTTCTGCAGCCTTGGCTGTTTCTGGCATTCCTTTTGCTGGTCCAGTTGGCGCGGCGCGCGTTGGTTATGCAAATGGTCAATACCTTTTGAACCCAACCCGTACAGAACAAGCTACTAGCGAGCTCGATTTGATTGTTGCTGGCACACAAGCTGCTGTATTGATGGTGGAATCTGAAGCCAATCAACTTTCTGAAGAAGTCATGTTGGGTGCAGTTGTGTATGGTCACGACCAAATGCAAACAGCGATTAATGCGATTAATGATCTAGTACGTGAAGCTGGTAAACCTGAATGGGACTGGCAAGCTGCTCCTAAAGATGAGCCATTCATTGCTAAGGTAACTGCTTTGGCTGAAGCGCCATTGCGTGAGGCATATCAGATTCGTCAAAAGGGCGCTCGTTCAGACAAGCTCAAAGAAATTTCTAAAGAAGTTTTGGCTAAATTATCTGAAGAAGGTGAAGTAGATGCTGTTGCTGTTAGCGACATCATGTTTGAAATCGAAGCGAAGATTGTGCGTAGCCAGATTTTGAATGGTGAGCCACGGATTGATGGCCGCGATACACGCACTGTTCGTCCAATCGAAATTCGTAACGGCGTATTGCCACGTACCCACGGCTCAGCATTGTTTACCCGTGGTGAAACTCAAGCATTGGTAGTTGCGACCTTGGGTACTGCCCGTGATGAGCAAATCATCGATGCGCTCGAAGGTGAGTACCGCGATCGTTTCATGTTCCACTACAACATGCCTCCGTTTGCTACCGGTGAAACTGGCCGCGTAGGCAGCCCTAAGCGCCGTGAAATTGGTCACGGTCGTTTGGCTAAACGTGCATTGATTCCAGTTCTGCCAAGCCCAGAAGATTTTGCATACAGCATCCGTGTTGTTTCAGAAATCACTGAGTCGAATGGATCTTCTTCAATGGCTTCTGTTTGTGGTGGCTGTTTAGCCATGATGGATGCTGGTGTTCCAGTAAAAGCGCACGTTGCAGGTGTAGCAATGGGCTTGATCCTTGACGGCAATCGTTTTGCTGTGTTGACTGATATCTTGGGTGACGAAGATCACCTGGGCGATATGGACTTTAAAGTAGCGGGTACTGCGAATGGTATTACTGCACTTCAGATGGACATTAAGGTTCAAGGCATTACTAAAGAAATTATGCAAGTGGCCTTGGCACAAGCTAAAGAAGGTCGTTTGCACATCTTGAGCAAAATGCAAGAAGCAATGGGTTCAGTTCGCACCGAATTGTCTGCTCATGCTCCACGCATGGTGTCATTCAAGATTCACCCAGATAAGATTCGTGAAGTGATTGGTAAAGGCGGCGCAACTATCCAAGCCTTGACTAAAGAAACGGGTTGCAGCATCGATATCAAAGATGACGGTACTGTAACCATTGCATCTACCAGTGCTGAAGGTATGGCAGAAGCCAAGGCCCGCATCGAAGGTATTACTGCTGAAGCTGAAGTTGGCAAAATCTACGAAGGTCCAGTAGTGAAGTTGCTCGAATTCGGTGCTTTGGTAAACATTCTTCCTGGCAAAGATGGTCTCTTGCACATCTCTGAAATCTCTAATGAGCGCGTAAAAGAAGTGAAAGACTATTTGGCAGAAGGCCAAGTGGTTCGTGTGAAGTTGTTGGCTGCTGATGAGCGCGGTCGTTTGCGCTTGTCTCTCAAAGCTGCGATGGCAGATGAGGGTGGCACAATTGCTCCTTTAGCTGGTGCATCTGATGCAAATGCAGAGACAGTTGCTGAAGTTGCTCCTGCTACAGACGAAACAGCTTAA
- the rpsO gene encoding 30S ribosomal protein S15, whose protein sequence is MAVADIKTAEIVKDNARSANDTGSPEVQVSLLTARINELTPHFKANAKDHHSRRGLLKMVSRRRRLLDYLKGKDLDRYRALIEKLGLRK, encoded by the coding sequence ATGGCAGTTGCTGATATTAAAACGGCGGAAATCGTCAAAGACAACGCGCGCAGCGCAAACGATACGGGTAGCCCTGAAGTTCAAGTTTCATTGCTTACAGCCCGCATCAATGAATTAACCCCCCATTTCAAGGCTAACGCTAAAGATCATCACAGCCGTCGTGGCTTGTTGAAGATGGTTTCACGTCGCCGTCGCCTCTTGGATTACCTCAAGGGCAAAGATTTGGATCGCTATCGCGCATTGATTGAGAAATTAGGTCTCCGTAAGTAA
- a CDS encoding YSC84-related protein, with product MKIYPILRTFLALVILGLGLNQATYAQFSNPFSSDKTVAQQRQDILKKNDEILQHLYKMRPKVKELIDQSPGYATFSNFGMKILIAGGGTGTGVVINQRTKKPVFMDMAEVQAGLGLGIKSFQNIFIFQTEAALNDFVDSGWTFGGQVTAAAKYDKNGDAFQDAVSVAPGVLMYQLTDAGLAAEITGKGTKYYKDSELNK from the coding sequence ATGAAAATCTATCCAATTCTGCGTACTTTCCTCGCCTTGGTTATATTGGGTTTAGGCTTAAATCAAGCCACATATGCCCAATTCTCAAACCCTTTTAGCTCAGACAAAACGGTTGCCCAACAAAGGCAAGACATCCTCAAAAAGAATGACGAAATTCTGCAACATCTCTACAAGATGAGGCCAAAAGTAAAAGAGCTAATTGACCAGTCACCTGGATATGCCACCTTTAGTAACTTTGGTATGAAGATTTTGATTGCAGGTGGCGGCACTGGGACTGGAGTAGTGATTAATCAACGTACTAAAAAGCCGGTATTCATGGATATGGCTGAGGTTCAAGCGGGACTTGGCTTGGGAATTAAGTCATTCCAAAATATTTTTATCTTCCAAACCGAAGCTGCGCTCAATGACTTTGTTGACTCTGGCTGGACTTTTGGTGGACAGGTCACCGCTGCAGCTAAATACGATAAAAATGGTGATGCCTTTCAAGACGCTGTTAGCGTAGCGCCTGGTGTCTTGATGTATCAGCTCACTGATGCAGGCCTTGCTGCTGAGATCACTGGCAAGGGCACTAAATACTACAAAGATTCCGAACTAAATAAGTAA